In a genomic window of Arachnia rubra:
- a CDS encoding FecCD family ABC transporter permease yields MTRYLTLPLCLLVLALTALSIVYSVTIGSEPLPGEAVWEAITARLQGTVSSTPYVDLIVWEARLPRSLLAVVVGAGLGIAGCGMQTLVRNPLADPYLLGVSAGASVGATAVITFGVLSGFGIWAISVGAMLGSLGAALAVYLVTMAQGGLTPIRLVLSGVVLSAAFSAVASFLVYKGDPRATQSVLSWLLGSVAGADWNKIPLPVIVVLVCLVLFLLGSGWLDAMAQGPDAAASLGIPVGALRQALFLLLAVLVGTLVAVSGGIGFVGLVIPHLARMMVGALHRRVVPLSAALGGLFLLWVDVASRVIVAPAEVPIGVVTGLVGAPVFFIVMGRRSYGFGGAA; encoded by the coding sequence GTGACCAGGTACCTCACGCTGCCCCTCTGCCTCCTGGTGTTAGCGCTCACCGCGCTGAGCATCGTCTACTCCGTCACGATCGGGTCCGAGCCGCTACCCGGCGAGGCCGTGTGGGAGGCGATCACTGCCAGGCTCCAGGGAACCGTCAGCAGCACCCCGTACGTGGACCTCATCGTCTGGGAGGCACGGCTGCCACGCTCCCTGCTGGCCGTGGTGGTCGGCGCGGGACTGGGGATCGCGGGCTGCGGGATGCAAACGCTGGTGCGCAACCCCCTGGCCGACCCCTACCTGCTGGGCGTCTCCGCGGGCGCTTCCGTCGGCGCCACCGCCGTGATCACCTTCGGTGTCCTCTCCGGCTTCGGGATCTGGGCGATCTCGGTGGGCGCGATGCTGGGGTCGCTGGGGGCCGCGCTCGCCGTCTACCTGGTGACGATGGCCCAGGGCGGCCTCACCCCGATCCGGCTCGTCCTGTCAGGGGTGGTGCTGTCGGCTGCCTTCTCGGCTGTCGCCAGCTTCCTGGTCTACAAGGGCGACCCGCGCGCCACCCAGTCGGTCCTCTCCTGGCTGCTCGGCAGCGTCGCCGGAGCCGACTGGAACAAGATCCCGCTGCCCGTCATCGTCGTCCTGGTCTGCCTGGTTCTGTTCCTGCTGGGCAGCGGCTGGCTCGACGCCATGGCCCAGGGGCCGGACGCCGCCGCGTCGCTCGGCATCCCCGTCGGGGCGCTGCGGCAGGCTCTGTTCCTGCTGCTGGCGGTGCTGGTGGGGACGCTGGTCGCGGTCTCCGGCGGCATCGGCTTCGTCGGCCTGGTGATCCCCCACCTCGCCCGGATGATGGTGGGTGCGCTGCACCGCCGGGTGGTGCCGTTGTCGGCGGCCCTCGGCGGCCTGTTTCTGCTCTGGGTGGATGTGGCCTCCCGCGTCATCGTCGCGCCCGCCGAGGTGCCGATCGGCGTGGTGACCGGACTGGTCGGGGCCCCGGTGTTCTTCATCGTCATGGGTCGCCGCAGCTACGGATTCGGGGGTGCCGCATGA
- a CDS encoding TetR/AcrR family transcriptional regulator: MIFHRARTHEQRDQRRQAILATAASMLAEMPAASISLNELSRRIGLAKSNVLRYFDSREAILLELLDAELQEWVAVLRQRTQHLGHGTADNGDQLAELIAATLAERPVLCDLVSAQAAVLERNISAKTALRHKHATTESATALTKIFSDAVPELTESNAQQLVVVVLLTASTAWPLSQPTEALQAAYDADPAIAATHLTFSEILAEIITVHICGLIARRQS; this comes from the coding sequence GTGATCTTTCACAGAGCACGCACCCACGAGCAGCGCGATCAGCGGCGACAGGCAATCCTGGCGACCGCCGCGTCGATGCTTGCCGAGATGCCGGCGGCATCCATCAGCCTGAACGAGCTCAGCCGCCGCATCGGCCTGGCCAAGTCGAACGTATTGCGCTATTTCGACTCCCGCGAGGCGATCCTGCTGGAGCTTCTGGACGCCGAGCTCCAGGAATGGGTCGCTGTACTGCGCCAGCGTACCCAGCACCTCGGACACGGCACCGCCGATAACGGGGATCAGCTGGCGGAGCTGATCGCTGCCACCCTGGCCGAGCGGCCGGTGCTGTGCGACCTGGTCAGCGCCCAGGCCGCCGTCCTGGAGCGGAACATCTCAGCCAAGACCGCACTGCGTCACAAGCACGCCACCACCGAGTCAGCGACTGCGCTTACGAAGATCTTCTCGGATGCCGTCCCAGAGCTGACCGAGTCAAACGCCCAGCAGCTCGTCGTGGTGGTGCTGCTGACGGCCAGCACCGCCTGGCCGCTCAGCCAGCCGACCGAGGCGCTGCAGGCGGCCTACGACGCCGACCCGGCGATCGCGGCGACACATCTCACATTCAGCGAGATCCTGGCAGAGATCATCACCGTCCACATCTGTGGCCTGATCGCGCGCCGGCAGAGCTGA
- a CDS encoding VIT1/CCC1 transporter family protein: protein MSDQYPPGPQQPGYQPGQPGYQPQQGDPTASTPYGNAQPYGQPTPPPASQQPGQPYGQPAPGYGQQPGQPYGQPAPGYGQNPYMYNNQQQGVRPGAATGASVVGIIDGSLGILAGIIGFAGVSALQSLGETLRVGNSIGLAITLGYIQAAGTLITAVALLIGGITFLRGNRYNVLLYAAFAQVALVLLNMVYSLMASSASTSYNGSWIIGVAIGLGLAGSIIYLLFKPESKSWRKS from the coding sequence ATGAGTGACCAGTACCCGCCCGGGCCCCAGCAGCCGGGATACCAGCCTGGGCAGCCAGGCTATCAGCCTCAACAGGGCGACCCCACAGCTTCCACCCCGTACGGCAACGCGCAGCCCTACGGCCAGCCGACACCCCCACCCGCCAGTCAGCAGCCGGGCCAGCCCTACGGCCAGCCAGCGCCGGGGTACGGTCAGCAGCCGGGCCAGCCGTACGGCCAGCCAGCGCCAGGGTACGGCCAGAACCCGTACATGTACAACAACCAGCAGCAGGGCGTACGTCCTGGAGCCGCAACCGGCGCCTCCGTGGTCGGAATCATCGACGGCAGCCTCGGGATCCTCGCAGGCATCATAGGCTTCGCAGGCGTCTCTGCCCTTCAGAGCCTCGGCGAAACCCTTCGCGTCGGCAACTCGATCGGACTAGCAATCACCCTCGGCTACATCCAAGCGGCCGGCACTCTCATCACTGCCGTCGCTCTCCTGATCGGCGGCATCACGTTCCTCAGGGGCAACCGCTACAACGTGTTGCTTTATGCCGCCTTTGCCCAGGTCGCCCTGGTGCTGCTGAACATGGTGTACAGCCTGATGGCCAGTTCCGCTAGCACCAGCTATAACGGAAGCTGGATCATCGGCGTGGCCATCGGCTTGGGTCTGGCCGGCAGCATCATCTATCTGTTGTTCAAGCCTGAGTCGAAGAGCTGGCGGAAGTCGTAA
- a CDS encoding SDR family oxidoreductase yields the protein MTYQVPDQRGKRAIVTGANSGTGKEAARKLAGAGASVILAVRTVAKGEQAMREIRAQHPHADVEVRRVDLADLASVREFANSVLADGQPVDLLLNNAGVMAPPVRHETADGFELQLGSNVLGPFALTLRLLPALLTAPAPRVVTMSSGTASMGRIDFDDLNWEKSYDPVRSYASSKLADQLLSRQLARISRERGWRLLSAGAHPGHASTALAETGPQLGGELTPSLKMSLRLTRWLVPRHSAEAGADPMLYAATASDVVQGGYYGPRWGVVGVPAKAKYARGAKDDAVAERLWTEAERLTGVTLPDAS from the coding sequence ATGACCTATCAGGTTCCGGATCAGCGGGGTAAGCGCGCGATCGTGACGGGCGCGAACAGCGGCACTGGGAAGGAGGCGGCGCGGAAGCTCGCGGGCGCAGGGGCCAGCGTCATCCTGGCGGTGCGCACCGTCGCCAAGGGTGAGCAGGCGATGCGGGAGATCCGCGCCCAGCATCCGCATGCCGACGTCGAGGTGCGGCGGGTGGATCTGGCGGACCTCGCCAGCGTGCGGGAGTTCGCTAACTCGGTGCTGGCAGACGGCCAGCCGGTCGACCTGTTGCTGAACAATGCCGGCGTGATGGCGCCGCCGGTGCGGCACGAGACCGCCGACGGCTTCGAGCTGCAGCTGGGCAGCAACGTCCTCGGGCCGTTCGCCCTCACTCTCCGGCTCCTGCCAGCGCTGCTCACGGCGCCTGCGCCGCGCGTGGTCACGATGTCCAGCGGGACGGCCTCGATGGGCCGGATCGACTTCGACGACCTCAACTGGGAGAAGTCCTACGACCCCGTCAGGTCGTATGCCAGCTCCAAGCTGGCCGACCAGCTGTTGAGTCGGCAGCTGGCGCGGATCTCCCGGGAACGCGGCTGGAGGCTGCTCTCAGCTGGCGCCCATCCCGGTCATGCCAGCACAGCCCTCGCCGAGACCGGACCCCAGCTGGGCGGTGAGCTGACCCCGTCGCTGAAGATGTCGCTGAGGCTCACGAGGTGGTTGGTCCCGCGGCACTCCGCCGAGGCCGGGGCCGATCCGATGCTGTATGCCGCCACCGCGAGCGACGTCGTCCAGGGCGGCTACTACGGCCCGCGGTGGGGAGTGGTCGGTGTCCCGGCTAAGGCGAAATACGCGCGCGGAGCCAAGGACGATGCCGTCGCCGAACGCCTGTGGACCGAGGCTGAGCGACTGACCGGGGTTACGCTGCCTGACGCCAGCTGA
- a CDS encoding ABC transporter ATP-binding protein: MTTLRAQDLTCTIGQRVIVSGINLDLTPHTMTAIVGVNGVGKSTLMRVLAGIRRPAAGRVLVGGKDLATLGPRQRARQLAFVAQEESAPEDLTLAEMVALGRLPHMLPWQAGGADERRVVGESLEMVGLSALASRKCSNLSGGERRRAMLAKGLAQGTELLLLDEPTNHLDVHHQLHLLQTMRDTKRTILASIHDLDLAMGWFDRIVMLANGQVHASGTPEEVMTALNLETTFKVRARQIPADDDGVAHLVIDGLVPTTATETKERPEETT, encoded by the coding sequence ATGACCACGCTCCGCGCTCAGGATCTGACCTGCACCATCGGGCAGCGGGTGATCGTCTCCGGCATCAACCTCGATCTCACACCTCACACCATGACCGCCATCGTCGGCGTGAACGGCGTGGGGAAGTCAACCCTGATGCGGGTGCTGGCGGGCATCCGCCGTCCCGCAGCGGGCCGCGTCCTGGTGGGCGGCAAGGACCTGGCGACGCTAGGTCCCAGGCAGCGGGCACGCCAGCTGGCCTTCGTCGCCCAGGAGGAGTCAGCCCCCGAGGACCTGACCCTGGCGGAGATGGTGGCCCTCGGCCGGCTGCCGCACATGCTGCCGTGGCAGGCTGGCGGCGCCGATGAGCGCCGGGTCGTCGGCGAGTCCCTGGAGATGGTGGGGCTGTCTGCCCTGGCCTCGCGCAAATGCAGCAACCTCTCCGGTGGCGAGCGCCGACGTGCGATGCTCGCCAAGGGACTGGCGCAGGGCACTGAGCTGCTGCTGCTCGACGAGCCCACCAACCATCTCGACGTGCACCACCAGCTTCACCTGCTGCAGACCATGCGCGACACGAAGCGCACCATCCTGGCCTCAATCCACGACCTCGACCTGGCCATGGGCTGGTTCGACCGGATCGTGATGCTCGCCAACGGCCAGGTTCACGCCTCCGGGACACCCGAAGAGGTCATGACCGCCTTGAACCTGGAGACCACGTTCAAGGTACGCGCCCGCCAGATCCCGGCGGACGACGACGGGGTCGCGCACCTCGTCATAGACGGCCTCGTGCCAACCACTGCAACCGAAACCAAAGAGAGACCAGAGGAAACCACATGA
- the mshB gene encoding N-acetyl-1-D-myo-inositol-2-amino-2-deoxy-alpha-D-glucopyranoside deacetylase, translated as MSDRRLMFVHAHPDDESSQSPATMSRYVDEGAQVTLVTCTLGELGEILVPELEHLSPKELGAHRIGELTQAMETLGVTDHVWLGGQGRYHDSGMATDDQGNVIPRDELPEGAFWAADLLEAADHLVALIRDRRPQVIATYDQNGNYGHPDHIQAHRVTMYASQLAAVPSYRPDLGEPWQVSRILWITYNPMAWAAAFEKAQEVAPEMVEGFDPEAMRRRFNIDPEQIAAVIGFDERAERCEAALAAYRSQVDPESPFWKLARLTRSIDGSGEAYRLAAGVPFPGDGPADDLFAGLDV; from the coding sequence GTGTCTGACCGCCGTTTGATGTTCGTCCATGCCCATCCCGACGATGAGTCGTCGCAGTCCCCCGCCACGATGTCGCGCTACGTCGACGAGGGCGCACAGGTGACGCTGGTCACCTGCACCCTCGGAGAGCTGGGCGAGATCCTGGTTCCCGAGCTGGAGCACCTGAGCCCCAAGGAACTCGGCGCGCACCGCATCGGGGAGCTCACGCAGGCGATGGAGACCTTGGGGGTCACCGACCACGTCTGGCTGGGCGGGCAGGGCCGCTACCACGACTCGGGGATGGCCACCGACGACCAGGGCAACGTCATCCCTCGCGACGAGCTGCCGGAGGGCGCGTTCTGGGCCGCCGACCTGCTGGAGGCCGCCGACCATCTGGTCGCCCTGATCCGGGACCGCCGCCCCCAGGTGATCGCCACCTACGACCAGAACGGCAACTACGGCCATCCCGACCACATCCAGGCCCACCGCGTCACCATGTACGCATCCCAGCTGGCGGCAGTGCCGTCGTACCGCCCCGACCTGGGCGAGCCCTGGCAGGTCAGCCGGATCCTGTGGATCACCTACAACCCCATGGCGTGGGCCGCGGCCTTCGAGAAGGCGCAGGAAGTCGCTCCCGAGATGGTCGAGGGCTTCGATCCCGAGGCCATGCGACGACGCTTCAACATAGATCCGGAGCAGATCGCAGCTGTCATCGGCTTCGACGAACGGGCGGAACGCTGCGAGGCCGCCCTGGCCGCTTACCGCAGCCAGGTCGACCCGGAGAGCCCGTTCTGGAAGCTGGCTAGGCTCACCCGCAGCATCGACGGCTCAGGCGAGGCCTACCGGCTAGCCGCCGGGGTCCCCTTCCCCGGTGACGGCCCAGCCGACGACCTTTTCGCAGGCCTGGATGTCTGA